The Gemmatimonadales bacterium genome includes the window TGGCCTTCCACAACTTCACGTCCGCCGGGTGCGGGGTGGCCGCCGCCGTGGCGCTGGCCCGCGGGATCTCGCGCCGCTCGGCCGGCCGCATCGGCAACTTCTGGGCGGACCTGGTGCGCGGCACGCTGTACCTGTTCCTGCCGCTGTCGTTCCTGCTGGCGCTGCTGTTCGTGCAGCAGGGCGTGATCCAGAACCTCCATGCCTACGTCACGGCCACCACGCTCGAGGGCGCGAAGCAGGTGCTGGCGATGGGGCCGGTGGCGAGCCAGGAGGCCATCAAGCAGCTCGGCACCAACGGCGGCGGGTTCTTCAACGCGAACGCCGCGCATCCGTTCGAGAATCCGACGCCGTGGACGAACTTCCTCAGCACGCTCGCGATCTTCATCGTGCCCGCCGGCCTCACCTACATGTTCGGCCGGATGGTGAAGAACCAGCGGCACGGCTGGGCGCTGTGGGCGGCGATGTTCGTGCTGTTCGCGGCCGGCGTGACCACGGCGTACTGGGCGGAGGCGCGCGGCAACCCGATTCACGCCGCCCGCGGCGTGGACGTCGTGGCGTCGGCCACGAACCCCGGCGGCAACATGGAGGGCAAGGAGGTGCGGTTCGGCATCGCCAGCTCCGCCCTCTACGCCACCGTGACCACCGACGCCTCGTGCGGCGCGGTCAACAGCATGCACGACTCGTTCACGCCGATCGGCGGGATGGTGCCTCTGGTCAACATCCAGCTCGGCGAGCTGATCTTCGGCGGCGTCGGGTCGGGGCTCTACGGCATGCTGGTCATGGCGGTGCTCACGGTGTTCATCGCCGGCCTCATGGTCGGCCGCACGCCGGAGTACCTCGGGAAGAAGATCCAGAGCCGCGAAGTTCGCATGGCGATGCTGTACGTGCTGATCTTCCCCGCCGTCATCCTGCTGTTCACCGCCGTGTCGGCGGTCCTGCCGGCGGGGCTCAAGGGGCTCAACAACGCGGGCCCGCACGGCCTCAGCGAGATCCTCTACGCCTTCACGTCGGTCACCGGCAACAACGGCAGCGCCTTCGCCGGGCTGACGGGCACCACCTACTACTACAACACGATGCTGGGGCTGGGCACGCTGTTCGGGCGGTTCGCCATGATGGTGCCGGCGCTCGCGCTCGCCGGCTTCCTGTCGGAGCGCCGGATCGTGCCGGCGTCGGCGGGGACGTTCCCGGTCACGTCGCCCCTGTTCGTCGCGCTGCTGGTGGGCGTGATCCTGATCGTGGGCGCGCTCACCTTCTTCCCGGCGCTCTC containing:
- the kdpA gene encoding potassium-transporting ATPase subunit KdpA, with amino-acid sequence MTLNGWLQILLFAAAVLAVTKPVGIYILRVYDGSLRWLAPVERVIYRLCGIDPAEEQHWTRYAAGLLVFSAVSMLVTYVALRLQAHLPLNPFHRVAVTDRQAFETAASFTTNTNWQSYSGETVMSYLSQAMQLAFHNFTSAGCGVAAAVALARGISRRSAGRIGNFWADLVRGTLYLFLPLSFLLALLFVQQGVIQNLHAYVTATTLEGAKQVLAMGPVASQEAIKQLGTNGGGFFNANAAHPFENPTPWTNFLSTLAIFIVPAGLTYMFGRMVKNQRHGWALWAAMFVLFAAGVTTAYWAEARGNPIHAARGVDVVASATNPGGNMEGKEVRFGIASSALYATVTTDASCGAVNSMHDSFTPIGGMVPLVNIQLGELIFGGVGSGLYGMLVMAVLTVFIAGLMVGRTPEYLGKKIQSREVRMAMLYVLIFPAVILLFTAVSAVLPAGLKGLNNAGPHGLSEILYAFTSVTGNNGSAFAGLTGTTYYYNTMLGLGTLFGRFAMMVPALALAGFLSERRIVPASAGTFPVTSPLFVALLVGVILIVGALTFFPALSLGPLVEHLLMGAGRLF